A single window of Paenibacillus sp. SYP-B4298 DNA harbors:
- the ispF gene encoding 2-C-methyl-D-erythritol 2,4-cyclodiphosphate synthase, producing the protein MIRVGQGFDVHQLVEGRPCIIGGVTLPYEKGLLGHSDADVLLHAISDAVLGALGLGDIGKHFPDTDPAFKDADSLKLLERVWALAKERGYKLGNIDSTIIAQKPKMAPYIPQMAEVIARALEADLSQVNVKATTTEQLGFAGRGEGIAAQSVVCLVKDVL; encoded by the coding sequence ATGATTCGAGTAGGACAAGGCTTTGATGTGCATCAACTGGTAGAGGGTAGACCATGTATTATCGGCGGCGTGACGCTGCCGTATGAGAAGGGGCTGCTCGGCCATTCCGACGCTGACGTGCTGCTTCATGCAATTAGCGATGCCGTGTTGGGTGCGCTGGGACTGGGCGACATCGGCAAGCACTTTCCAGATACCGATCCGGCCTTCAAGGATGCGGACAGTCTGAAGCTGCTGGAGCGGGTGTGGGCGCTTGCGAAGGAGCGCGGCTACAAGCTTGGCAATATCGACTCGACGATTATCGCCCAGAAGCCCAAGATGGCGCCCTACATTCCGCAGATGGCTGAGGTGATCGCGCGCGCGCTGGAGGCCGACCTGTCGCAGGTCAATGTAAAGGCCACCACGACGGAGCAGCTCGGCTTTGCCGGCCGCGGAGAGGGGATCGCGGCGCAATCGGTTGTCTGTCTCGTCAAGGATGTGCTATGA